From a region of the Piliocolobus tephrosceles isolate RC106 unplaced genomic scaffold, ASM277652v3 unscaffolded_16448, whole genome shotgun sequence genome:
- the LOC113220918 gene encoding receptor-type tyrosine-protein phosphatase S-like yields AGVGRTGCFIVIDAMLERIKHEKTVDIYGHVTLMRAQRNYMVQTEDQYIFIHDALLEAVTCGNTEVPARNLYAYIQKLTQIETGENVTGMELEFKRLASSKAHTSRFISANLPCNKFKNRLVNIMPYESTRVCLQPIRGVEGSDYINASFIDGYRQQKAYIATQGPLAETTEDFWRMLWEHNSTIVVMLTKLREMGR; encoded by the exons TGCGGGAGTTGGCCGGACTGGTTGTTTCATCGTCATAGATGCCATGTTAGAAAGAATAAAGCATGAAAAAACTGTAGATATTTATGGCCATGTAACTTTAATGAGAGCCCAGAGGAACTACATGGTTCAAACAGAAGACCAATACATCTTTATCCATGATGCACTGTTAGAAGCAGTGACTTGTGGAAATACCGAAGTGCCAGCTAGAAACTTGTATGCCTACATTCAGAAGCTGACACaaatagaaacaggagagaatgTCACAGGAATGGAGCTCGAATTTAAG CGTCTAGCCAGCTCAAAAGCTCACACCTCAAGATTTATCAGTGCCAATCTTCCATGTAATAAATTCAAAAATCGCCTTGTTAATATTATGCCATATGAATCCACAAGGGTATGCCTGCAGCCTATCCGTGGAGTAGAAGGATCTGATTACATCAATGCCAGTTTTATTGATGGCTACAG ACAACAGAAAGCCTACATCGCTACCCAGGGGCCCTTGGCAGAGACCACTGAAGACTTCTGGCGGATGCTCTGGGAACACAATTCCACCATCGTTGTGATGCTCACCAAGCTGCGTGAAATGGGCAGA